Proteins encoded in a region of the Microbacterium neungamense genome:
- a CDS encoding thiolase family protein, with amino-acid sequence MAEISDVFFVDGVRTPFGRAGEKGMYWNTRADDLAVKATIGLMERNPGVPRDRVDDVAIAATSQTGDQGLTLGRSVAILAGLPQTVPGLAIDRMCAGAMTAVTTMGASIGVGMYDLALAGGVEHMGRHPIGTNADPNPRFVAEKMVDPGALNMGVTAERIHDRFPHLTKERADRFGMLSQHKVQAAYEAGKIQPDLVPVAIKDAEGAWGLASEDEGRRPQTTMEDLAGLKTPFRPHGRVTAGTSSPLTDGATMSLLAGRQAVKELGLQPKMRMVSFAYAGVQPEIMGIGPIPSTEKALKKAGLDISDIGLFELNEAFAIQVLSLLDHFGIADDDPRVNPWGGAIALGHPLAASGVRLMIQLAAQFAERPDVRYGLTAMCVGLGQGGSVIWENPFYDGKKKK; translated from the coding sequence GTGGCCGAGATCTCGGACGTCTTCTTCGTCGACGGAGTGCGCACGCCTTTCGGGCGCGCCGGCGAGAAGGGCATGTACTGGAACACCCGCGCGGATGACCTCGCCGTCAAGGCGACCATCGGCCTGATGGAGCGCAATCCCGGCGTCCCCCGCGATCGCGTCGACGACGTGGCGATCGCCGCGACCAGCCAGACCGGCGACCAGGGGCTCACGCTCGGCCGCTCGGTGGCGATCCTCGCCGGGCTGCCGCAGACCGTGCCCGGTCTGGCGATCGACCGGATGTGCGCGGGCGCGATGACCGCGGTGACGACCATGGGCGCCTCGATCGGCGTGGGCATGTACGACCTCGCCCTCGCCGGGGGCGTGGAGCACATGGGGCGCCACCCGATCGGCACGAACGCCGACCCGAACCCGCGCTTCGTGGCCGAGAAGATGGTCGATCCCGGCGCGCTGAACATGGGCGTGACCGCCGAGCGCATCCACGACCGGTTCCCGCACCTGACCAAGGAGCGCGCCGACCGGTTCGGCATGCTCAGCCAGCACAAGGTGCAGGCCGCGTACGAGGCCGGCAAGATCCAGCCCGACCTGGTCCCGGTCGCGATCAAGGACGCCGAGGGCGCCTGGGGCCTGGCCAGCGAGGACGAGGGCCGCCGTCCGCAGACCACCATGGAGGACCTGGCCGGGCTGAAGACGCCGTTCCGCCCGCACGGGCGCGTCACCGCCGGCACCTCCTCGCCGCTCACCGACGGCGCCACGATGTCGCTGCTCGCCGGGCGGCAGGCCGTGAAGGAGCTCGGCCTGCAGCCGAAGATGCGGATGGTGTCCTTCGCGTACGCCGGCGTGCAGCCGGAGATCATGGGCATCGGGCCGATCCCATCCACCGAGAAGGCGCTGAAGAAGGCCGGGCTGGACATCTCCGACATCGGGCTGTTCGAGCTGAACGAGGCGTTCGCGATCCAGGTGCTGTCCCTGCTCGACCACTTCGGCATCGCCGACGACGACCCGCGGGTCAACCCGTGGGGCGGCGCGATCGCCCTCGGGCATCCGCTCGCCGCCTCCGGCGTGCGCCTGATGATCCAGCTGGCCGCGCAGTTCGCCGAGCGCCCCGACGTCCGCTACGGCCTCACCGCCATGTGCGTGGGCCTCGGCCAGGGCGGCTCGGTCATCTGGGAGAACCCGTTCTACGACGGAAAGAAGAAGAAGTGA
- a CDS encoding ribonuclease D: MADYSVIDDRAEFEAACRALAAGTGPVAVDVERASGFRYSQRAYLVQVFRRGAGGVRLFDPPALGDFAPLQDAIGDAEWVLHAASQDLPSLRELGLEPPSIFDTELAARLLGHERVGLAAVVERTLGIALAKEHSAADWSTRPLPAAWLEYAALDVEHLVDVRDVLAAELAETGKTEIAAQEFAATLARAPKAPREDPWRRLSGLHRVRGARNLAVARELWLAREEYAQQQDVSPGRLVPDRSLVAAVLAAPASKQALASVPDFTGRASRSQLDRWWQAIVRGRESTELPRERVPSDTLPPPRAWADRNPEADARLKAARPVVEQLAQELNMPTENLLTPEHLRRIAWEPPAPTPDAIGKALEELGARPWQIAHTAQKISDAFVEAAQSFEEPAEDGS, translated from the coding sequence GTGGCTGACTACTCCGTGATCGACGACCGCGCGGAGTTCGAGGCCGCCTGCCGCGCCCTCGCCGCGGGCACCGGCCCGGTCGCGGTCGACGTGGAGCGGGCCTCCGGGTTCCGGTACTCGCAGCGCGCCTACCTGGTGCAGGTGTTCCGCCGCGGGGCGGGCGGCGTGCGGCTGTTCGATCCCCCCGCGCTCGGCGACTTCGCACCGCTGCAGGACGCGATCGGCGACGCGGAATGGGTGCTGCACGCCGCGAGCCAGGATCTGCCGTCGTTGCGCGAGCTCGGCTTGGAGCCGCCGTCGATCTTCGACACCGAGCTCGCCGCCCGGCTGCTCGGTCACGAACGCGTGGGCCTTGCGGCGGTGGTGGAGCGCACGCTGGGGATCGCGCTGGCGAAGGAGCACTCCGCCGCCGACTGGTCGACGCGCCCGCTGCCGGCCGCCTGGCTGGAGTATGCCGCCCTCGATGTGGAGCACCTGGTCGACGTCCGCGACGTGCTCGCCGCCGAGCTGGCAGAGACCGGGAAGACCGAGATCGCCGCGCAGGAGTTCGCAGCCACCCTCGCCCGCGCCCCCAAGGCGCCCCGGGAGGACCCATGGCGCCGGCTCAGCGGCCTGCACCGGGTCCGCGGCGCCCGGAACCTGGCGGTGGCGCGGGAGCTGTGGCTGGCGCGGGAGGAGTACGCGCAGCAGCAGGACGTCTCCCCCGGGCGGCTCGTCCCCGACCGCTCGCTGGTGGCGGCCGTGCTCGCCGCTCCGGCGAGCAAGCAGGCCCTGGCATCCGTCCCCGACTTCACCGGCCGCGCCAGCCGGAGCCAGCTGGACCGCTGGTGGCAGGCGATCGTGCGGGGCCGCGAGAGCACCGAACTCCCGCGCGAGCGCGTGCCCAGCGACACGCTGCCGCCGCCGCGCGCATGGGCCGACCGCAATCCCGAGGCGGATGCCCGACTGAAGGCCGCCCGCCCGGTCGTGGAGCAGCTCGCCCAGGAGCTGAACATGCCCACGGAGAACCTGCTCACGCCCGAGCACCTGCGCCGGATCGCCTGGGAGCCGCCGGCGCCCACTCCGGATGCCATCGGGAAGGCGCTCGAAGAGCTCGGGGCGCGCCCCTGGCAGATTGCGCACACCGCACAGAAGATCTCGGATGCCTTTGTAGAGGCTGCGCAATCGTTCGAGGAGCCCGCCGAGGACGGTTCGTAG
- a CDS encoding DUF3000 domain-containing protein, whose product MTAHPDAAAAFEEAAAELRATPFRTDIVVREIPSPSGLAPFALALAADVRPDDHGDSVYGTGRFVLLHDPDEPGAWDGAWRVVAFAQAPLEPEIGTDPLLADVAWSWLVDALESRNAVYHSASGTSTKMLSKGFGGLAGEGDGAQIELRASWTPEGPIRPHVEAWAELVGMLAGLPPGSENVAVFGARKGGRG is encoded by the coding sequence GTGACCGCCCACCCGGATGCCGCCGCCGCCTTCGAGGAGGCCGCCGCCGAGCTGCGCGCGACGCCGTTCCGCACGGACATCGTCGTCCGCGAGATCCCCTCCCCCTCCGGCCTGGCGCCCTTCGCGCTCGCCCTGGCCGCCGATGTCCGCCCGGACGACCACGGCGACTCGGTGTACGGCACCGGGCGCTTCGTGCTGCTGCACGACCCGGACGAGCCGGGCGCCTGGGACGGCGCCTGGCGCGTCGTCGCCTTCGCTCAGGCGCCGTTGGAGCCGGAGATCGGCACCGATCCGCTCCTGGCTGACGTCGCCTGGTCGTGGCTTGTGGACGCGCTGGAGTCCCGGAACGCGGTGTATCACTCGGCATCCGGCACCTCGACGAAGATGCTCTCGAAGGGCTTCGGCGGGCTCGCCGGCGAGGGCGACGGCGCGCAGATCGAGCTGCGCGCGTCGTGGACGCCGGAGGGGCCGATCCGGCCGCATGTGGAAGCATGGGCGGAGCTGGTGGGGATGCTCGCGGGACTGCCGCCGGGCTCCGAGAACGTCGCCGTGTTCGGCGCGAGGAAGGGCGGACGTGGCTGA
- a CDS encoding alpha/beta hydrolase family protein has translation MKSLRHAVALAAPALVAAGLAGAAAVFATARRVVTPAIRRNDTVILAVDTGAQTIELGRTPDTELPGRYGLFTTGTHGYVKLGAVLSADAGRVRRKLLTQIEPGARVDRDAAFSGWYYTAPSELHLPWEAVLIGSPAGPCPAWLFPGEDWSTWVIQVHGRGTTRSECLRAVPVFHALGHPTLVVSYRNDGEAPRSRGGSYALGASEWRDVDAAIAYALRRGAQRVVLMGWSMGGAIALQAAVSSGRRGAIAGVVLESPVVDWRTVLRFQARESGLREPLPQLAMSALSSAVTARLSGAEEAIPFDRLDMVARASELEAPILILHSEDDGFVPADASHALAAARPDIVTMPRFSGARHTKLWNYDQTAWTDAITAWMRDQGLSVPLSGR, from the coding sequence ATGAAGAGTCTCAGGCACGCCGTAGCGCTGGCCGCACCCGCCCTCGTCGCCGCCGGCCTCGCGGGTGCCGCAGCCGTGTTCGCGACCGCCCGACGGGTGGTCACGCCCGCCATCCGCCGCAACGACACCGTCATCCTCGCGGTCGACACCGGCGCGCAGACGATCGAGCTCGGCCGCACACCCGACACCGAGCTGCCGGGGCGCTACGGGCTGTTCACCACCGGCACCCACGGCTACGTGAAGCTGGGCGCGGTGCTCAGCGCCGACGCCGGCCGGGTGCGTCGCAAGCTGCTCACCCAGATCGAGCCCGGGGCGCGCGTGGATCGGGACGCGGCCTTCAGCGGCTGGTACTACACCGCGCCGAGCGAACTGCACCTGCCGTGGGAGGCCGTCCTCATCGGCAGCCCGGCGGGGCCGTGCCCGGCGTGGCTCTTCCCGGGGGAGGACTGGTCCACCTGGGTGATCCAGGTGCACGGGCGCGGCACCACGCGCTCGGAGTGTCTGCGCGCGGTGCCGGTGTTCCACGCGCTCGGGCATCCGACCCTCGTCGTCTCCTACCGCAACGACGGGGAGGCGCCGCGCAGCCGCGGCGGCAGCTACGCCCTGGGCGCCTCCGAGTGGCGGGACGTGGACGCCGCGATCGCCTACGCCCTGCGGCGCGGGGCGCAGCGGGTCGTGCTGATGGGCTGGTCGATGGGCGGGGCCATCGCGCTGCAGGCGGCGGTGTCGTCGGGGCGGCGCGGCGCGATCGCCGGCGTGGTGCTGGAGTCCCCGGTCGTGGACTGGCGCACCGTGCTGCGCTTCCAGGCCCGGGAGTCCGGCCTGCGCGAGCCGCTGCCGCAGCTGGCGATGAGCGCGCTGTCCTCCGCGGTGACCGCGCGGCTCAGCGGCGCCGAGGAGGCGATCCCGTTCGACCGGCTGGACATGGTCGCGCGGGCGTCCGAGCTGGAGGCGCCCATCCTCATCCTGCACAGCGAGGACGACGGCTTCGTGCCCGCGGACGCGTCGCACGCCCTGGCCGCGGCCCGGCCGGACATCGTCACGATGCCGCGGTTCTCGGGGGCCCGGCACACCAAGCTGTGGAACTACGACCAGACGGCGTGGACCGACGCGATCACCGCGTGGATGCGGGATCAGGGTCTGAGCGTCCCGCTCTCCGGTCGCTGA
- a CDS encoding SufE family protein, whose translation MTATPDTLAQIRDDFLELPENERLQLLLEFSQELPAVPDAIAQHPEMCERVAECQSPVYIYVEVDDGVVTMHATAPPEAPTTRGFASILVQGITGLTADEVLAIPDDFPQSIGLTRAVSPLRIAGMTGMLIRAKRQVAQKR comes from the coding sequence ATGACCGCCACCCCCGACACCCTCGCGCAGATCCGCGACGACTTCCTCGAACTGCCCGAGAACGAGCGCCTGCAGCTGCTGCTCGAGTTCTCGCAGGAGCTCCCCGCGGTCCCGGACGCGATCGCGCAGCATCCGGAGATGTGCGAACGCGTCGCGGAATGCCAGTCGCCGGTGTACATCTACGTCGAGGTCGACGACGGCGTGGTGACCATGCACGCCACGGCACCGCCGGAGGCGCCCACCACCCGCGGCTTCGCCAGCATCCTCGTGCAGGGGATCACCGGGCTCACCGCTGACGAGGTGCTCGCGATCCCGGACGACTTCCCGCAGAGCATCGGGCTCACCCGCGCGGTGTCGCCGCTGCGGATCGCAGGGATGACCGGGATGCTGATCCGCGCGAAGCGGCAGGTCGCGCAGAAGCGCTGA
- a CDS encoding sulfurtransferase, which produces MTVEFDTSSPKFAEYAEPGRLVSTEWLAANLGRPGLVVVESDEDVLLYDTGHIPGAVKVDWHTELNDPVVRDYVDGEGFAELLSRKGISRDDTVVIYGDKNNWWAAYALWVFSLFGHEDVRLLDGGRDRWIAEGRELTTEVPQRERTDYPVVERDDSVLRAYKDDVLAFLGRGPLIDVRSPEEYSGERTSAPAYPEEGALRAGHIPTAQSVPWGKAVAEDGGFKTRAELEEIYRDGAGLKDGDAVIAYCRIGERSSHTWFVLKHLLGFPDVRNYDGSWTEWGSAVRVPIVTGTEPGSL; this is translated from the coding sequence GTGACCGTCGAATTCGACACCTCGTCCCCCAAGTTCGCCGAGTACGCGGAGCCGGGTCGCCTGGTGAGCACCGAATGGCTCGCTGCGAACCTCGGTCGCCCCGGCCTGGTCGTCGTCGAATCCGACGAGGACGTGCTCCTCTACGACACCGGGCACATCCCCGGCGCCGTGAAGGTCGACTGGCACACCGAGCTCAACGACCCGGTCGTGCGCGACTACGTCGACGGCGAGGGGTTCGCCGAGCTGCTCAGCCGCAAGGGCATCTCCCGCGACGACACGGTCGTGATCTACGGGGACAAGAACAACTGGTGGGCGGCGTACGCCCTGTGGGTGTTCTCGCTGTTCGGACACGAGGACGTCCGCCTGCTCGACGGCGGCCGCGACCGCTGGATCGCCGAGGGTCGCGAGCTCACCACCGAGGTGCCGCAGCGGGAGCGCACCGATTACCCCGTCGTGGAGCGCGACGACTCGGTGCTGCGGGCATACAAGGACGACGTGCTGGCCTTCCTCGGCCGCGGGCCGCTGATCGACGTCCGCTCCCCTGAGGAGTACAGCGGGGAGCGCACCTCCGCCCCCGCCTACCCGGAGGAGGGCGCGCTGCGGGCAGGGCACATCCCGACCGCGCAGAGCGTTCCGTGGGGGAAGGCGGTCGCCGAGGACGGCGGGTTCAAGACGCGCGCGGAGCTGGAGGAGATCTACCGCGACGGCGCCGGGCTCAAGGACGGCGACGCGGTGATCGCCTACTGCCGCATCGGTGAGCGCTCCAGCCACACCTGGTTCGTGCTCAAGCACCTGCTCGGCTTCCCGGATGTGCGCAACTACGACGGCTCCTGGACCGAGTGGGGCAGCGCCGTGCGCGTGCCGATCGTGACCGGCACCGAGCCCGGCTCGCTCTGA
- the zapE gene encoding cell division protein ZapE, translating into MTPTTSTGIVHLTERTPTVTGPEMLASLVPPPQFDDATFESYRADPAYPSQDEAKQKLQRFSGRSEPVKRGGFFRRAPKETPVKPGVYLDGGFGVGKTHLLASVYHALPARRKYFGSFIEYTALVGAIGYKNTVDLLRGADLLCIDEFELDDPGDTMVMTRLLGELVTSGTKLAATSNTPPNALGEGRFAAQDFLREIHQMADSFETLRIDGVDYRQRAIDGHAVVLEQTAFDHAVANGAADGTTSDDDFTAVIRHLAQVHPSRYIRLIDGVDLIALRDVHVLTDQSEALRFVAFVDRVYDAQIPIVATGTPLDEVFGAEMLGGGYRKKYLRAISRLNALTHAAAG; encoded by the coding sequence ATGACCCCGACGACCAGCACCGGCATCGTCCACCTCACCGAGCGCACGCCGACCGTGACGGGTCCCGAGATGCTGGCGAGCCTGGTCCCGCCGCCGCAGTTCGACGACGCGACCTTCGAGAGCTACCGCGCCGATCCGGCCTACCCGTCGCAGGACGAGGCGAAGCAGAAGCTGCAGCGTTTCTCGGGGCGGAGCGAGCCGGTCAAGCGGGGCGGATTCTTCCGGCGCGCCCCGAAGGAGACCCCGGTGAAGCCGGGCGTGTACCTGGACGGCGGGTTCGGGGTGGGCAAGACCCACCTGCTGGCGTCCGTCTACCACGCCCTCCCCGCCCGCCGGAAGTACTTCGGCTCGTTCATCGAGTACACCGCACTGGTCGGCGCCATCGGCTACAAGAACACCGTGGATCTGCTCCGCGGTGCCGACCTGCTGTGCATCGACGAGTTCGAGCTCGACGACCCGGGCGACACCATGGTGATGACCCGGCTTCTGGGCGAGCTGGTCACCTCCGGCACCAAGCTCGCCGCCACCTCGAACACCCCGCCGAACGCCCTCGGCGAGGGGCGTTTCGCCGCCCAGGACTTCCTGCGCGAGATCCACCAGATGGCGGACAGCTTCGAGACACTGCGCATCGACGGCGTCGACTACCGCCAGCGCGCGATCGACGGTCACGCCGTCGTGCTGGAGCAGACCGCCTTCGACCACGCGGTCGCGAACGGCGCCGCCGACGGGACGACGTCCGACGACGACTTCACCGCCGTGATCCGGCACCTGGCGCAGGTGCATCCGTCGCGCTACATCCGTCTCATCGACGGGGTCGACCTGATCGCCTTGCGCGACGTGCACGTGCTCACCGACCAGTCCGAGGCGCTGCGGTTCGTCGCGTTCGTGGACCGCGTGTACGACGCGCAGATCCCGATCGTGGCCACCGGCACGCCGCTGGACGAGGTGTTCGGCGCGGAGATGCTCGGCGGCGGCTACCGCAAGAAGTACCTGCGCGCGATCTCCCGGCTGAACGCGCTCACGCACGCCGCCGCCGGGTAA
- a CDS encoding ammonium transporter, with translation MDAPGNISWAVTATALVLLMTPGVAFFYGGLVKAKSVISMMMMSFGSIGLIAVLWILYGFSMSAVDDPGQFAGNPFADFGLVSAASGAGANVALLGIAYGATFAIITVALISGAIADRARFGPWLIYVGLFGTLGYFPIAAWVWGGGWIMNLGAMLFGEESGLAVIDYAGGLAVHTTAGAAALALAIVLGKRIGFQKGIQKPHNVPLTLLGASLLWFGWFGFNAGAEWLSEDMGKVGLIAINTLGATAAAILGWILVEKLKEGKATSIGAASGAVAGLVAITPACANLTPGWALLLGALSGVACALAVELKFRLGFDDSLDVVGIHLVGGLLGTLYLGFFATGQGFFTGGDLRLLALQAIAGVGVLLYAFVTSLVIGLAIEKTIGFRVTSEDEIAGVDFVVHGEEGYVLTES, from the coding sequence ATGGATGCACCGGGCAACATCTCCTGGGCCGTGACCGCGACGGCGCTCGTGCTGCTGATGACGCCGGGCGTGGCGTTCTTCTACGGAGGCTTGGTCAAGGCCAAGAGCGTGATCAGCATGATGATGATGAGCTTCGGCTCGATCGGCCTGATCGCGGTCCTCTGGATCCTCTACGGCTTCTCGATGAGCGCCGTGGACGACCCCGGCCAGTTCGCCGGGAACCCGTTCGCCGACTTCGGCCTGGTGTCCGCGGCGAGCGGAGCGGGCGCCAACGTCGCCCTGCTCGGCATCGCCTACGGCGCGACGTTCGCGATCATCACCGTGGCCCTGATCTCCGGCGCGATCGCCGACCGGGCGCGGTTCGGCCCGTGGCTGATCTACGTCGGCCTGTTCGGCACGCTCGGCTACTTCCCGATCGCGGCCTGGGTGTGGGGCGGCGGCTGGATCATGAACCTGGGCGCCATGCTCTTCGGCGAGGAGAGCGGCCTGGCCGTCATCGACTACGCCGGGGGCCTGGCCGTGCACACCACCGCGGGCGCCGCGGCGCTCGCCCTGGCGATCGTGCTGGGCAAGCGGATCGGCTTCCAGAAGGGCATCCAGAAGCCGCACAACGTGCCGCTCACCCTGCTGGGCGCCTCCCTGCTGTGGTTCGGCTGGTTCGGCTTCAACGCCGGCGCCGAGTGGCTGTCCGAGGACATGGGCAAGGTCGGCCTGATCGCGATCAACACCCTCGGCGCGACCGCCGCCGCCATCCTCGGCTGGATCCTGGTGGAGAAGCTCAAGGAGGGCAAGGCGACTTCGATCGGCGCCGCGTCCGGGGCCGTGGCCGGGCTTGTGGCGATCACCCCGGCGTGCGCGAACCTGACCCCCGGCTGGGCCCTGCTGCTGGGCGCGCTGTCCGGCGTCGCCTGCGCCCTCGCCGTCGAGCTGAAGTTCCGCCTCGGCTTCGACGACTCCCTCGACGTCGTCGGCATCCACCTCGTCGGCGGTCTGCTCGGCACGCTGTACCTCGGCTTCTTCGCCACCGGCCAGGGCTTCTTCACCGGCGGCGACCTGCGCCTGCTGGCCCTGCAGGCGATCGCGGGCGTGGGAGTGCTGCTGTACGCCTTCGTCACCTCGCTCGTGATCGGCCTCGCCATCGAGAAGACGATCGGCTTCCGCGTCACCAGCGAGGACGAGATCGCCGGCGTCGACTTCGTCGTCCACGGCGAGGAGGGATACGTCCTCACCGAGTCCTGA
- a CDS encoding type II toxin-antitoxin system PemK/MazF family toxin, giving the protein MTSSKSILSTLAGILLKALSRESRATPVEPRRPNATLRPDGVGAREGRRGGEADAGRMPGSETIRVEPERVDDVSVGYSPTRNSLPDSGEVIWTWVPYEEGDGRGKDRPVLVIGRQSDDRVYAVRMTSRPHDGDRDYIGIGSGEWDSRGRESWVDIEQLYSVHRDGMRREAAVLDEARYGRVAEALIRRYGWARA; this is encoded by the coding sequence GTGACGTCCTCCAAGAGCATCCTGTCCACCCTGGCCGGCATCCTCCTCAAGGCCCTGTCCCGCGAATCCAGAGCCACCCCCGTCGAGCCGCGCCGTCCGAACGCCACCCTGCGTCCGGACGGCGTCGGCGCGCGTGAGGGACGACGCGGCGGGGAGGCGGATGCCGGGCGGATGCCGGGATCGGAGACGATCCGCGTCGAGCCCGAGCGGGTGGACGATGTCTCCGTGGGGTACTCGCCGACGCGGAACAGCCTGCCTGACTCGGGCGAGGTGATCTGGACCTGGGTGCCCTACGAGGAGGGCGACGGCCGCGGCAAGGACCGGCCGGTGCTCGTGATCGGCCGGCAGTCGGACGACCGGGTGTACGCGGTGCGGATGACGAGCCGGCCGCACGACGGCGACCGGGACTACATCGGGATCGGGTCGGGGGAGTGGGACAGCCGGGGCCGGGAGTCCTGGGTGGACATCGAGCAGCTGTACAGCGTGCACCGCGACGGGATGCGCCGGGAGGCGGCGGTGCTCGACGAGGCGCGCTACGGACGCGTCGCGGAGGCGCTCATCCGCCGGTACGGCTGGGCGCGGGCGTAG
- a CDS encoding MBL fold metallo-hydrolase: MSAGWYEVAPGVHRLGLAEVNCYLVVTPDGMTLVDAGLPRTGRVLDVVLDHLGARRSDIDAVLFTHGHFDHVGMARRLVDESGTPLLVHPRDAEMLRHPYRYGHERPRSAYPIRYPRAVPVLAAMAAAGALMVRGVEAAPRGWSRARPPPTARRHWTPSTCSGRRMPRCCYPATGCPGATAWRQRSRRRAARASAERAGDEETPGDPGVPMRWAIPDSN; this comes from the coding sequence ATGTCGGCCGGATGGTACGAGGTCGCGCCGGGAGTGCACCGGCTCGGCCTCGCCGAGGTGAACTGCTACCTGGTGGTCACCCCCGACGGCATGACGCTCGTCGACGCCGGCCTGCCACGGACGGGGCGTGTGCTGGACGTCGTACTGGATCACCTCGGGGCGCGGCGCAGCGACATCGACGCGGTGCTGTTCACGCACGGCCATTTCGACCACGTCGGCATGGCGCGGCGGCTCGTGGACGAGTCCGGCACGCCGCTGCTGGTGCATCCGCGGGACGCCGAGATGCTCCGGCATCCGTACCGCTACGGGCACGAGCGGCCGCGGAGCGCGTACCCGATCCGGTACCCGCGCGCGGTCCCCGTGCTCGCCGCGATGGCGGCCGCCGGCGCCCTGATGGTGCGGGGCGTGGAGGCGGCGCCGCGCGGCTGGTCGCGCGCGCGGCCACCGCCGACAGCGCGCAGGCACTGGACGCCCTCGACGTGTTCCGGGAGGCGGATGCCGCGGTGCTGCTACCCGGCCACGGGGTGCCCTGGCGCGACGGCGTGGCGTCAGCGATCACGGCGGCGCGCCGCGCGGGCATCCGCTGAGCGAGCCGGAGACGAGGAAACCCCGGGAGATCCCGGGGTTCCGATGCGGTGGGCGATACCAGACTCGAACTGA